One region of Hydrogenobaculum sp. Y04AAS1 genomic DNA includes:
- a CDS encoding MotA/TolQ/ExbB proton channel family protein has translation MVTKFLLKLALIGGDPVLYLLIVMSIFSVAVMIERFLTYRYISKRLELFKELELRIALDRRLGILATFGNNAPFIGLFGTVLGVIKAFNDLGNSSQFGVKVVMEGISQALVSTAMGLFVAIPSVVAYNYFVRKMKYLVLLHESKGKIHERI, from the coding sequence TTACAAAGTTTTTACTAAAATTGGCCCTAATAGGCGGAGACCCAGTGCTTTATCTTCTCATAGTTATGAGTATTTTCTCTGTGGCTGTTATGATAGAGAGGTTTTTAACTTACAGGTACATAAGTAAGAGGCTTGAGCTTTTCAAAGAATTAGAACTAAGAATAGCCCTTGACAGAAGACTTGGAATATTGGCCACATTCGGCAACAACGCCCCGTTTATAGGGCTTTTCGGCACAGTTTTAGGGGTTATAAAAGCTTTTAACGATTTGGGAAATTCTTCTCAATTTGGTGTAAAAGTGGTAATGGAAGGTATTTCTCAGGCTTTGGTGTCTACTGCAATGGGGCTTTTTGTGGCTATTCCTTCTGTTGTTGCTTATAATTATTTTGTAAGAAAGATGAAATACTTAGTCTTGCTACATGAAAGCAAAGGGAAAATCCATGAAAGAATTTGA